A portion of the Liberibacter crescens BT-1 genome contains these proteins:
- a CDS encoding outer membrane protein, whose product MASTANFAYAADAVNNVDNIPHAASQPTGSNSGNFSWEGAYGGILGGVSATRYKDTDPVTTAEFGTITYTSNEPSKVNITSPAIGGFAGFNFQQENIIYGVEGDLGYAFKKKKISYNLIPDDGSATINVNAKVNTELYGSIRARLGYSLDRALVYATAGWSFSKAKSTQDVSNGDSVTTKKTFKGPTVGVGVDYAITDNIFARAEYRFTPFRKEDNIKAQQHTVLAGIGYKF is encoded by the coding sequence TTGGCAAGCACCGCAAATTTTGCTTATGCCGCTGACGCCGTGAATAATGTAGATAATATTCCTCATGCTGCGTCACAGCCCACGGGTTCGAATTCTGGTAATTTCTCGTGGGAAGGTGCTTATGGTGGTATTCTAGGTGGCGTTAGTGCAACAAGATACAAAGATACAGACCCAGTCACAACTGCCGAATTTGGAACTATAACATATACGTCTAATGAGCCAAGTAAAGTAAATATCACCAGCCCGGCTATTGGTGGTTTTGCAGGTTTTAATTTCCAACAAGAAAATATTATTTATGGTGTGGAAGGTGACCTTGGTTATGCTTTTAAAAAGAAAAAAATTAGCTACAATTTAATTCCTGATGATGGTAGTGCTACAATAAACGTCAACGCCAAGGTAAATACAGAACTTTATGGTTCTATAAGAGCCCGCTTAGGATATTCACTTGATAGGGCCCTCGTATATGCTACGGCTGGGTGGTCTTTTAGCAAGGCTAAGTCCACGCAGGACGTTAGTAATGGTGATTCAGTGACCACTAAGAAAACATTCAAAGGGCCGACAGTAGGCGTTGGCGTTGACTATGCCATTACTGATAACATTTTTGCCCGCGCAGAATACCGTTTTACCCCATTCAGGAAGGAAGACAATATTAAGGCTCAGCAACACACAGTCCTTGCTGGAATCGGTTACAAATTCTAA